A single window of Methanothermobacter marburgensis str. Marburg DNA harbors:
- a CDS encoding DUF5814 domain-containing protein, whose translation MIVLNRRKRSVDFIPAGSPRGALNTRRKPGYWGKLKIKKTSSGPRIARFTVEKDERETLRKPSEAIKLLRKQAVFLTGRDEELEELLENHGIRYRYARVCQHCLHEGYVTLVSSKASTKHEGQIICSRCVDEVIRRELKLAGMDKSAFRNFRRLIRRGVSLERVLEMMSPRFDPLANHELTLYDMVTATADRTPKVPIDRLELPEKFKRILRREGSRVLRPVQVLAVDAGLLEGASLMVVSATASGKTLVGELAGIPRAMRGERFIYLTPLVALANQKYRDFKKRYSSLGLKTAIKVGMSRIKAKGELRIPDTDIADADIIVGTYEGIDYILRSGKAGILGDVGVVVVDEIHTLEDEERGARLNGMIWRIKRLFPNAQIIALSATVKNSAEIASDFGLKLVEYDKRPVPLERHLIFSRSGEEKKNIILGLAEREFSSKSRKGFQGQTIIFTNSRRKTRIIAEYLTRNRVSAAAYHAGLSYSERQRIEKAFASQKLAAVVTTAALAAGVDFPASQVIFETLLMGNRWLTPNEFSQMLGRAGRPSYHDRGVVYVLAEIGMEFDGDSEESVALELLESGPEPVEVQHTDENILENLLADITSGAIESEHDITPDVPWTMGGDMALDFLESSDLISRKGELRATDYGMAVSRSFLNVEDAEYIRRNLKSSKKPLDIAVELEPFEGAYLSGRMHRGLTRAVGANVSIRLTADSTLDIISNGDNLIKLDKNLQEAVLGIQMDFLSCECMDRPFCGCIQRKLSEYILWERMSGRDPRDISKGLLSRYQIQAYPGDVFSWLDKMVRTVESIGRVASAFKERIILKECSGIARAIEKGKRI comes from the coding sequence ATGATAGTCCTGAATCGAAGGAAAAGATCAGTTGATTTTATACCTGCTGGAAGTCCCAGGGGTGCCCTTAACACCCGAAGAAAGCCAGGGTACTGGGGAAAGCTGAAAATCAAAAAAACCTCCTCTGGCCCCAGAATAGCAAGGTTCACAGTGGAGAAGGATGAAAGGGAAACCCTTAGAAAACCCTCAGAGGCCATAAAACTCCTGAGGAAACAGGCCGTGTTTCTAACAGGGCGGGATGAGGAACTTGAAGAACTGCTTGAGAATCACGGTATCAGGTACAGGTATGCAAGGGTATGCCAGCACTGCCTCCATGAGGGCTATGTGACCCTTGTGAGCTCAAAGGCATCAACGAAGCATGAGGGCCAGATCATATGCTCAAGGTGCGTTGATGAGGTAATAAGAAGGGAGCTCAAACTGGCGGGCATGGATAAATCGGCATTCAGAAACTTCAGGAGGCTGATCAGGAGGGGTGTAAGCCTTGAGAGGGTCCTTGAGATGATGTCCCCCCGCTTCGACCCGCTGGCGAACCATGAACTGACACTCTATGATATGGTGACGGCAACAGCAGACAGAACACCAAAGGTGCCCATTGACAGGCTTGAGCTTCCTGAGAAATTTAAGCGGATTCTAAGAAGAGAGGGCAGCAGGGTGCTGAGGCCAGTGCAGGTCCTTGCAGTTGATGCTGGTCTCCTTGAGGGCGCTAGTCTTATGGTTGTATCTGCGACAGCCAGTGGAAAGACCCTTGTGGGGGAACTTGCAGGTATCCCCCGGGCGATGAGGGGTGAAAGGTTCATCTACCTCACACCACTCGTTGCCCTTGCAAACCAGAAGTACAGGGACTTTAAGAAGAGATACTCTTCACTTGGACTCAAAACAGCCATAAAGGTTGGTATGAGCAGGATAAAGGCAAAGGGTGAGCTGAGGATTCCCGATACCGATATAGCCGATGCGGATATAATAGTTGGTACCTACGAGGGGATCGACTACATCCTGAGGTCAGGGAAGGCAGGTATCCTCGGCGATGTGGGCGTGGTGGTGGTTGATGAGATACATACCCTTGAGGATGAGGAGAGGGGAGCAAGACTTAACGGCATGATATGGAGGATAAAAAGGTTATTCCCGAACGCCCAGATCATAGCACTCTCTGCAACAGTCAAAAACTCCGCGGAAATAGCATCAGATTTTGGTCTGAAGCTGGTTGAATATGATAAAAGGCCAGTGCCACTTGAAAGACACCTCATATTCTCAAGGAGCGGTGAGGAAAAGAAGAACATCATACTGGGGCTTGCAGAACGCGAGTTCTCTTCGAAGTCAAGGAAGGGGTTCCAGGGACAGACAATAATATTCACAAATTCCCGCAGGAAAACCAGGATCATTGCAGAGTACCTCACAAGGAACAGGGTCAGTGCAGCAGCATATCATGCAGGTTTATCCTACTCTGAAAGGCAGCGGATAGAGAAGGCCTTTGCATCCCAGAAACTCGCCGCAGTTGTCACCACAGCGGCACTTGCAGCGGGAGTGGACTTTCCGGCATCACAGGTTATATTTGAAACTCTCCTCATGGGTAACCGCTGGCTCACCCCCAATGAGTTTTCACAGATGCTTGGACGTGCAGGCAGACCATCCTACCATGACCGGGGAGTTGTCTATGTTCTTGCAGAAATTGGCATGGAATTTGATGGTGATTCCGAGGAGTCTGTGGCCCTTGAGCTCCTTGAAAGCGGTCCTGAACCTGTTGAGGTTCAACATACAGATGAAAACATTCTTGAAAATCTTCTGGCGGATATAACCTCGGGGGCCATTGAATCAGAGCATGATATCACCCCTGATGTGCCATGGACCATGGGTGGAGACATGGCGCTTGATTTCCTTGAGTCATCTGATCTTATAAGCAGGAAAGGAGAACTCAGGGCAACTGATTATGGGATGGCCGTCTCCAGATCATTTCTAAATGTGGAGGATGCGGAGTACATAAGGAGGAACCTCAAATCCAGTAAAAAGCCTCTTGATATTGCGGTTGAACTTGAACCATTTGAGGGCGCGTATCTCTCAGGAAGAATGCATAGAGGATTAACGAGGGCAGTTGGCGCCAATGTTTCAATCCGATTGACAGCGGATTCAACCCTTGATATAATATCCAATGGGGATAATCTCATAAAACTTGATAAAAATCTACAGGAGGCTGTTCTTGGAATACAGATGGATTTTCTTTCCTGTGAATGCATGGACAGACCCTTCTGTGGGTGTATTCAGCGAAAATTATCGGAATATATACTTTGGGAGAGAATGAGTGGCAGGGACCCCAGGGATATAAGTAAGGGGCTTCTCTCAAGATATCAGATTCAGGCGTATCCTGGAGATGTTTTCAGCTGGCTTGACAAAATGGTGAGAACAGTTGAGTCCATTGGAAGGGTTGCCTCTGCATTTAAAGAGAGAATTATTTTGAAGGAATGTTCAGGTATTGCGAGGGCCATCGAAAAGGGTAAACGTATTTAG
- a CDS encoding AMP-binding protein: MVFTEETIGEFFEKQVERYADKEFIVYPDRDLRFTYREFNERVNLLAKGLLSIGIKKGDHVGIWATNVPDWLTFLFATAKIGAVLVTVNTAYKSHELEYIMKQSDMKAIAIIDGFRDVDYVQTLYELAHELKTQERGHLRSERFPELRSVIYIGAQKHRGMYNTNELMFLGKHVPDSELRNVMSTLKNTDVINMQYTSGTTGFPKGVMLTHRNILNNGYYIGERQKFTEEDRLCLPVPLFHCFGIVLGVLAILTHGGTLVMIELFDPLLVLAAVEKERCTALYGVPTMFIAEFTHPMFDMFDLSSLRTGIMAGSPCPIEAMKRVMNDMNMKEVTIAYGLTEASPVFTQTSVDDPIEKRVETVGTPLPHIEVKIVDPETGEELGPGEPGEICCRGYNVMKGYYKMPEMTAEAIDEEGWLHSGDLAVTDEDGYYSIVGRIKDMIIRGGENIYPREIEEFLHTMPGIKDVQVVGIPDEKYGEIVGAFVIREEGADILEEDVRDYAIQRIARYKVPKHVFFVDEFPLTASGKVQKFKLRELAVELLKKRKEGS, encoded by the coding sequence ATGGTTTTCACTGAGGAAACAATAGGGGAATTCTTTGAGAAACAGGTTGAAAGGTACGCTGATAAGGAGTTCATAGTATACCCTGACAGGGATCTAAGGTTCACCTACAGGGAGTTCAATGAGAGGGTCAACCTCCTTGCAAAGGGCCTGTTATCCATCGGGATAAAGAAGGGTGACCACGTGGGTATCTGGGCCACCAACGTACCAGACTGGCTGACATTCCTCTTTGCAACAGCAAAGATAGGGGCGGTTCTTGTAACGGTGAACACCGCCTACAAGAGCCATGAACTTGAATATATCATGAAACAGTCTGACATGAAGGCAATAGCCATCATAGATGGTTTCAGGGACGTTGACTACGTGCAGACACTCTATGAACTGGCACATGAACTCAAAACCCAGGAGAGGGGCCACCTGAGGAGTGAAAGGTTCCCTGAACTTCGAAGCGTCATATACATAGGGGCCCAGAAGCATAGGGGGATGTACAACACCAATGAACTGATGTTCCTGGGTAAACACGTCCCTGACAGTGAACTCCGCAATGTGATGTCAACCCTCAAGAACACCGATGTCATAAACATGCAGTACACCTCGGGGACCACAGGTTTCCCCAAGGGGGTAATGCTCACCCACAGGAACATACTTAACAACGGCTACTACATCGGTGAGAGACAGAAATTCACCGAGGAGGACCGTCTGTGTCTACCGGTGCCACTATTCCACTGCTTTGGAATAGTTCTGGGGGTGCTGGCCATCCTTACACATGGGGGGACACTTGTCATGATAGAACTCTTTGACCCCCTCCTGGTACTTGCAGCGGTGGAAAAGGAGAGGTGCACCGCACTCTACGGTGTACCAACCATGTTTATAGCAGAGTTCACACACCCGATGTTTGACATGTTCGACCTTTCATCCCTCAGAACAGGGATCATGGCGGGGTCACCCTGCCCCATAGAGGCAATGAAGCGTGTCATGAATGACATGAACATGAAGGAGGTCACAATAGCCTACGGCCTCACAGAGGCATCCCCGGTCTTCACACAGACAAGTGTGGATGACCCCATCGAGAAGCGTGTCGAAACCGTTGGAACTCCCCTGCCACACATTGAGGTCAAGATAGTGGACCCTGAAACCGGCGAGGAGCTGGGCCCCGGCGAACCCGGCGAGATATGCTGCAGGGGCTACAACGTCATGAAGGGCTACTACAAGATGCCTGAGATGACAGCCGAGGCCATAGATGAGGAGGGGTGGCTCCACAGCGGCGACCTTGCGGTGACGGATGAGGACGGATACTACTCAATCGTTGGGAGAATAAAGGACATGATCATCCGGGGCGGCGAGAACATCTACCCGAGGGAGATCGAGGAGTTCCTCCACACAATGCCCGGTATAAAGGACGTGCAGGTTGTGGGGATACCCGATGAGAAGTACGGCGAAATAGTCGGTGCCTTTGTGATCAGGGAGGAAGGTGCAGATATACTCGAGGAGGATGTCAGGGACTATGCAATCCAGAGGATAGCAAGGTACAAGGTCCCGAAACATGTTTTCTTTGTTGATGAGTTCCCACTAACAGCAAGCGGGAAGGTCCAGAAGTTCAAACTTAGGGAGCTGGCAGTTGAACTCCTCAAGAAGAGGAAAGAAGGCTCCTGA
- a CDS encoding acyl-CoA thioesterase — translation MFKITVTPRFGDIDGLRHVNNTVLAVWFEKGRNPIFRMFTPDLDLSYEKWKLILVRTEFDFLAQMYYGSDVEIRSYITHIGNSSFTIGHEAWQDGELKAKGKAVLVHYDFIEQRKKPIPPDIRSQLEEHLVKED, via the coding sequence ATGTTCAAAATCACGGTGACACCACGTTTTGGGGATATAGATGGTCTCAGACACGTTAACAACACTGTCCTAGCGGTCTGGTTTGAGAAGGGCAGAAACCCCATCTTCAGGATGTTCACACCCGACCTTGACCTCAGCTATGAGAAGTGGAAACTAATCCTTGTAAGGACAGAATTCGACTTCCTTGCACAGATGTACTATGGGAGTGACGTGGAGATAAGAAGCTACATAACACACATAGGAAACTCATCCTTCACCATAGGCCACGAGGCATGGCAGGACGGGGAACTCAAGGCAAAGGGTAAGGCTGTCCTGGTCCACTACGATTTCATTGAACAGAGGAAAAAGCCAATACCCCCTGATATAAGGTCACAGCTTGAAGAACACCTTGTGAAAGAGGATTAA
- a CDS encoding helix-turn-helix domain-containing protein, translating into MPANTVGERIKQLRDNQNITLEELAERSGVNRELIKKIEEGDILPSLTPLIKISRTLGVRLGTLLDDRVQDEPVIVRKGKTQRVIHFSGYEESADTSNLNFHSLGAGKSDRHMEPFLIDVELHSDDFELSSHEGEEFIYVLEGEIEVIYGQEKYRLGEGDSIYYDSVVPHHLHAAGENDARILAVVYTPF; encoded by the coding sequence GTGCCAGCAAACACTGTGGGAGAAAGAATAAAACAGCTCAGGGATAACCAGAACATCACACTGGAGGAACTTGCAGAAAGAAGTGGAGTTAATAGGGAACTCATCAAGAAAATAGAGGAAGGAGACATTCTACCATCACTCACACCCCTCATAAAGATCTCAAGGACACTTGGAGTGAGGCTCGGCACACTCCTTGATGACAGGGTTCAGGATGAACCTGTTATAGTCAGAAAAGGAAAAACCCAGAGGGTCATACACTTTTCAGGCTATGAGGAGAGTGCGGATACAAGCAACCTCAACTTCCACTCCCTTGGTGCCGGCAAAAGCGACAGGCACATGGAGCCATTCCTGATCGATGTTGAACTCCACAGCGACGACTTTGAACTATCATCCCATGAGGGGGAGGAGTTCATATACGTCCTGGAGGGTGAAATAGAGGTCATCTATGGACAGGAGAAGTACAGGCTCGGTGAAGGGGACAGCATATACTATGACTCTGTTGTACCCCACCACCTCCACGCAGCAGGGGAAAATGATGCAAGGATACTGGCAGTTGTCTACACACCATTCTAG
- a CDS encoding ammonium transporter yields MLNSGDTAWMLISTALVILMTIPGVAMFYSGLTKRENVLNTIFLSFVSFGVVSLLWFLFGYGLIFGGDISGILGTQISSISLTSLKSASEYAPTIPGGLFAIFQMTFAAITVALISGAVVERIRFSSWIIFIPLWFTFVYVPVAHWVWGGGFLQSLGVYDFAGGIVVHLTSGIAALALALVIGPRHDQKLMPHHLGYSVIGTGLLWFGWFGFNAGSALSAGNLATDAMIVTNTSAAAGMLGWMLMDRIKTGKPTLLGALSGAVAGLASITPAAGFVDIGASIFIGFLASMICYLAVSWLKPLLGYDDALDVFGIHGVSGVIGTIGVGLFAIPALNPALSGSGLITGSTALFTSQVIGVVTVVIYTFTVTYILASLLKKWRGLRVEREDEIQGLDINLHEETGYRLT; encoded by the coding sequence ATGTTAAATTCCGGTGATACAGCCTGGATGCTGATATCAACTGCTCTGGTGATTCTTATGACCATACCCGGCGTTGCAATGTTCTATTCAGGCCTTACAAAAAGGGAAAATGTCCTCAATACAATTTTTCTATCATTTGTCTCCTTCGGAGTGGTCAGTCTGCTGTGGTTTTTATTTGGCTATGGCCTCATCTTTGGAGGGGACATTTCAGGGATATTAGGAACTCAGATTAGCAGCATAAGCCTTACATCCCTTAAATCAGCGTCAGAATATGCTCCAACAATTCCAGGGGGCCTTTTTGCAATTTTCCAGATGACATTTGCTGCCATAACCGTTGCGCTGATATCAGGTGCTGTGGTTGAGAGGATCAGGTTTTCGTCGTGGATCATCTTTATTCCGCTCTGGTTCACATTTGTTTACGTGCCCGTGGCCCACTGGGTATGGGGCGGTGGATTCCTGCAGAGCCTCGGTGTCTATGATTTCGCAGGTGGAATAGTGGTGCACCTCACAAGTGGTATTGCCGCACTTGCACTTGCACTGGTCATTGGCCCAAGGCACGACCAGAAGCTGATGCCGCACCATCTTGGATACTCTGTGATAGGCACCGGCCTTCTATGGTTTGGATGGTTCGGATTCAACGCAGGTTCAGCCCTTTCAGCGGGCAACCTTGCCACAGATGCCATGATTGTGACCAACACCTCTGCCGCCGCAGGGATGCTCGGCTGGATGCTGATGGACAGAATCAAAACCGGGAAGCCAACCCTCCTTGGGGCCCTTTCAGGTGCAGTTGCAGGTCTTGCATCAATAACCCCTGCAGCTGGCTTCGTGGATATAGGTGCATCGATTTTCATTGGGTTTCTGGCATCCATGATCTGTTACCTCGCTGTGTCCTGGCTCAAGCCCCTCCTGGGGTATGATGACGCCCTGGATGTTTTCGGAATTCATGGAGTCTCAGGTGTTATAGGAACGATAGGGGTGGGCCTATTTGCAATACCCGCACTTAACCCCGCCCTCAGTGGCAGTGGTCTCATAACAGGAAGCACCGCGCTCTTCACCAGTCAGGTTATCGGTGTTGTTACTGTGGTCATCTACACCTTCACAGTTACATACATTCTAGCAAGCCTGCTTAAGAAATGGAGAGGTCTCCGTGTTGAAAGGGAGGATGAGATTCAGGGACTTGACATAAACCTACACGAGGAAACCGGTTACAGACTGACATAA
- a CDS encoding P-II family nitrogen regulator has protein sequence MKRITAIIRREKLEDVKDALELVGIHGMTVTDVRGRGQQMGIRESYRGMDYCVDLIPKVQIEVVVDSGDLEKVIETVTENARTGDIGDGKIFITDVLDVVRIRTGERGKKAI, from the coding sequence ATGAAGAGGATCACAGCCATTATCAGAAGAGAAAAACTTGAGGATGTTAAGGATGCCCTGGAACTGGTGGGAATTCACGGAATGACCGTCACAGATGTGAGGGGAAGGGGCCAGCAGATGGGTATCCGTGAGAGTTACCGTGGTATGGATTACTGCGTTGACCTGATCCCAAAGGTCCAGATTGAGGTGGTGGTTGACTCAGGGGACCTTGAAAAGGTGATTGAAACAGTAACCGAAAACGCAAGAACAGGAGATATTGGGGACGGTAAAATCTTCATAACTGATGTGCTTGATGTTGTGAGGATAAGGACCGGTGAAAGGGGAAAAAAGGCCATATAA
- a CDS encoding ammonium transporter, with amino-acid sequence MDAVLNSGDTAWMLISTALVMLMTVPGVALFYGGLTKKENVLNTMFLSLIAFAVTSLIWVLYGYQFAFGADIMGLIGSPANLFMNGIGVDKLAELAPTIPDFLYIAFQLTFAAITVALISGAIVERMKFSAWLAFIALWVSLVYVPVAHWVWGGGFLAQLGALDFAGGTVVHINSGVAALALVYLLGKRKDTRLLPHNLGYSVIGAALLWFGWFGFNAGSALTAGGLAASAFLVTNTAAAAGMISWVIIDYLKTGKPTVLGGISGAVAGLVAITPAAGFVTVPAAIIIGLVTSAISYLAISYLKPRIGYDDALDVFGIHGMSGIWGSVATGIFAAPFINELGTGLIYGNPGQMTAQVIAVVIVAVYSFIVTLVIGKLLDLTVGLRVTEKEEIEGLDTHLHEETGYRI; translated from the coding sequence ATGGACGCGGTTTTAAACTCCGGTGACACAGCCTGGATGCTGATATCAACGGCCCTCGTGATGCTCATGACGGTTCCAGGCGTGGCACTCTTCTATGGGGGTTTAACAAAAAAGGAGAACGTGCTCAACACGATGTTCCTGTCACTGATAGCCTTCGCAGTGACAAGCCTCATATGGGTACTCTACGGCTATCAGTTTGCATTTGGAGCAGATATAATGGGACTCATAGGAAGTCCGGCGAACCTATTCATGAACGGCATAGGTGTCGATAAACTCGCAGAACTCGCACCAACAATACCAGACTTCCTTTACATAGCATTCCAGCTAACATTCGCTGCAATAACAGTTGCACTCATATCAGGTGCGATAGTGGAGAGAATGAAATTCTCAGCATGGCTTGCATTCATTGCACTCTGGGTGAGCCTGGTATATGTACCGGTGGCCCACTGGGTATGGGGCGGCGGATTCCTTGCCCAGCTGGGTGCCCTTGACTTTGCAGGGGGTACAGTGGTCCACATAAACTCAGGTGTGGCTGCACTTGCACTGGTATACCTCCTTGGTAAGAGAAAGGATACAAGGCTGCTACCACACAACCTTGGGTACTCAGTGATAGGCGCTGCCCTCCTTTGGTTCGGCTGGTTCGGATTCAACGCAGGTTCAGCCCTCACAGCAGGTGGACTGGCAGCATCAGCCTTCCTTGTGACCAACACCGCTGCAGCAGCAGGTATGATCTCATGGGTGATAATAGACTACCTCAAAACAGGTAAACCCACAGTGCTCGGCGGCATATCAGGTGCCGTTGCAGGTCTTGTTGCAATAACACCTGCAGCAGGATTTGTAACGGTACCCGCAGCAATAATCATAGGCCTGGTCACAAGTGCCATATCATACCTTGCAATATCATACCTCAAACCAAGGATTGGATACGACGACGCCCTGGACGTGTTCGGAATACACGGGATGTCAGGTATATGGGGATCAGTGGCAACAGGTATCTTCGCAGCGCCATTCATAAATGAACTGGGAACAGGCCTCATCTACGGAAACCCTGGTCAGATGACGGCACAGGTAATAGCAGTTGTGATCGTCGCTGTCTACTCATTCATAGTTACACTGGTGATAGGAAAGCTCCTGGACCTCACGGTGGGCCTCAGGGTAACAGAGAAGGAGGAAATAGAGGGACTCGATACCCACCTCCACGAGGAGACAGGATACAGAATCTAG
- a CDS encoding P-II family nitrogen regulator, translated as MKEVVAIIRPEKLEEVKNALEEVGCHGMTVTEVKGRGRQLGITESYRGRDYRIDLLPKTKIEIVVNDEDLDKVVDTIVKSAQTGDIGDGKIFISGVEEVVRIRTGESGKKAV; from the coding sequence ATGAAAGAAGTGGTGGCCATCATAAGACCCGAGAAACTCGAGGAAGTTAAAAACGCCCTTGAAGAGGTAGGGTGCCATGGGATGACAGTGACAGAGGTCAAAGGGCGTGGGAGACAGCTCGGCATAACCGAAAGCTACCGTGGTAGGGATTACCGGATAGACCTGCTGCCAAAAACAAAGATCGAAATTGTGGTGAACGATGAGGACCTCGATAAGGTGGTTGACACCATAGTGAAAAGCGCACAGACAGGTGACATAGGAGACGGGAAGATATTCATCTCAGGAGTTGAAGAGGTTGTCAGGATAAGGACAGGTGAAAGCGGTAAAAAGGCCGTTTAA
- the pdxS gene encoding pyridoxal 5'-phosphate synthase lyase subunit PdxS, producing the protein MLHGTEVLKKGFAKMTKGGVIMDVVNAEQAAIAEDSGAVAVMALEKVPADIRASGGVARMADPNKVQEIMDAVSIPVMAKVRIGHFVEAQVLEALGVDMIDESEVLTPADERFHIDKKKFTVPFVCGARNLGEALRRIDEGAAMIRTKGEPGTGNIVEAVRHMRIMMGEIREIQNKEEEELWEFARKIEAPLELVRETARLGKLPVVNFAAGGVATPADAALMMQLGADGVFVGSGIFKSDNPEGYARAIVEATAHYDEPEVIAEVSRGLGTAMRGLEISEIPEEGRMQDRGW; encoded by the coding sequence ATGCTGCATGGTACAGAAGTACTCAAGAAGGGATTTGCAAAGATGACCAAGGGCGGCGTTATAATGGACGTTGTCAACGCTGAACAGGCTGCAATTGCAGAGGACTCAGGGGCAGTCGCTGTAATGGCCCTTGAGAAGGTACCCGCGGATATAAGGGCCTCTGGAGGAGTTGCAAGGATGGCCGATCCCAATAAGGTTCAGGAGATAATGGACGCAGTGTCCATACCTGTGATGGCCAAGGTCAGGATAGGACACTTCGTGGAGGCCCAGGTCCTTGAGGCCCTTGGGGTTGACATGATAGATGAGAGCGAGGTCCTAACCCCTGCAGATGAGCGCTTCCACATAGACAAGAAGAAGTTCACTGTCCCATTTGTGTGCGGTGCAAGAAACCTTGGGGAGGCACTCAGGAGGATAGACGAGGGCGCAGCCATGATAAGGACCAAGGGGGAACCTGGAACTGGTAACATCGTTGAGGCCGTTAGGCACATGAGGATAATGATGGGTGAGATCAGGGAGATCCAGAACAAGGAGGAAGAGGAACTCTGGGAATTCGCAAGGAAGATTGAGGCTCCCCTTGAACTTGTGAGGGAAACAGCCCGCCTTGGAAAGCTCCCCGTAGTTAACTTCGCAGCTGGTGGGGTTGCAACACCCGCAGACGCAGCACTCATGATGCAGCTTGGCGCCGATGGCGTTTTTGTGGGTTCTGGAATATTCAAGTCAGATAACCCTGAGGGATATGCGAGGGCCATTGTTGAGGCCACAGCCCACTACGACGAACCTGAGGTCATAGCGGAGGTTTCAAGGGGCCTTGGCACAGCCATGAGGGGCCTTGAAATCAGCGAGATCCCTGAAGAGGGTAGAATGCAGGATAGGGGATGGTGA
- a CDS encoding PfkB family carbohydrate kinase encodes MNKERYLLIGPVSMDRIVRRNSTESRVGGAVYYYSRLLSHLGVDHTAVVTLSEADRRLLGEFPSNTNIIPLYRDSTVEFENIYDNGDTSRRIQRSNFASNPIEIGDIETIAREEWTAVLAGPLLPSDIPLETLEFLGKRHRLYTGLQGYLRYPAGDMVRLKFRKKIPRVLEAGSGAFLDINELRAVSSDIMGAIGILSEHCGEVIVTCGPRGSLISHKGSLIRIMAVTAERELDPTGLGDTYMAAYVHMRRTSDPEAAGNFASLMATRKLEGKI; translated from the coding sequence GTGAACAAAGAAAGGTACCTCCTTATTGGTCCTGTTAGCATGGACCGGATAGTGAGGAGGAACTCCACAGAGTCCAGGGTGGGGGGCGCCGTTTACTACTATTCCCGGCTACTCTCACACCTTGGGGTTGACCACACGGCAGTTGTAACCCTGTCAGAGGCTGACAGGCGCCTTCTCGGTGAATTCCCGTCCAATACAAACATAATACCCCTTTACAGGGACTCAACGGTTGAGTTTGAGAATATCTATGATAACGGGGATACCTCGAGGAGGATCCAGAGGTCCAATTTTGCCAGTAACCCAATTGAAATTGGGGATATTGAAACAATTGCAAGGGAGGAGTGGACCGCCGTCCTTGCAGGGCCTCTTCTGCCCTCAGACATACCCCTGGAGACCCTGGAGTTTCTGGGAAAAAGGCACAGGCTCTACACAGGACTTCAGGGCTACCTGAGATACCCTGCGGGAGACATGGTCAGACTGAAATTCAGGAAGAAAATCCCTCGGGTCCTGGAGGCGGGGAGTGGTGCTTTTCTTGATATCAACGAACTTCGAGCAGTTTCCAGTGACATCATGGGGGCTATTGGGATACTCAGTGAACACTGCGGTGAGGTCATAGTGACCTGTGGACCCAGGGGCTCCCTGATATCCCATAAGGGGTCCCTCATAAGGATAATGGCTGTTACTGCAGAAAGGGAACTTGACCCAACAGGGCTGGGGGATACATACATGGCTGCCTATGTCCATATGAGGAGGACCTCTGACCCTGAGGCTGCCGGAAACTTTGCATCACTCATGGCAACAAGAAAGCTTGAGGGAAAAATTTAA
- a CDS encoding HisA/HisF family protein, producing the protein MIEVIPVIDLRGGIAVAGKSGERENYRPLETVFSSAPDPVNIALSLRAAGARSIYIADLDAIEGTGSNLDSVGRVNHVLPVTLDAGVKNRETFRFMLQFASRVVAATETLESTEELEYILKTYPPERTVVSVDVKDMKLHSENIDLELEEFRDLLLGYESDVILLDLGAVGTSSGFNRDLLELFRPIIRRVIPGGGVLPNEIPEFEAMGVRKVLVGRALHEGMVRPG; encoded by the coding sequence ATGATTGAAGTCATACCTGTTATTGATCTGAGGGGAGGTATAGCGGTAGCCGGCAAATCAGGTGAACGTGAAAATTACAGACCCCTCGAGACTGTGTTCTCGTCAGCCCCCGACCCTGTGAATATAGCACTCTCCCTCAGGGCAGCCGGGGCACGGTCAATCTACATAGCCGACCTTGACGCCATCGAGGGCACAGGATCCAATCTTGATAGCGTAGGAAGGGTTAACCATGTGCTGCCGGTAACCCTCGACGCAGGGGTAAAAAACAGGGAGACATTCAGATTCATGCTCCAGTTTGCATCACGGGTTGTTGCCGCAACAGAGACCCTTGAGAGTACAGAGGAACTTGAATACATCCTTAAAACATATCCCCCAGAGAGGACCGTTGTAAGCGTGGATGTTAAGGACATGAAACTCCACTCAGAGAACATTGACCTTGAACTTGAAGAATTCAGGGACCTCCTCCTCGGCTATGAGTCTGACGTTATACTCCTTGACCTGGGGGCAGTTGGCACATCCTCAGGGTTCAACAGGGACCTCCTTGAACTCTTCAGGCCAATCATCAGGAGGGTGATACCCGGTGGCGGTGTTCTACCCAACGAGATACCTGAATTTGAGGCCATGGGTGTGAGGAAGGTTCTTGTTGGAAGGGCTCTCCATGAGGGGATGGTGAGGCCCGGGTGA